GCAATCATACCTTTATCTACAAATTGCTCTTGAACATATCCTTTAATTAATTCTGTTTGCTGTTCATAAGAAAGTTCTCTAGGTAAAGCGATATTAATTTCTCTTGCAAGTCTTGAGTTTTTTCTTGTCTCCGATTTTTCAACTTCATTCCAAAGAAGCTCTCTATTGTGGACCCAAACAGGAGCATGAGAAGGAGCAAGAATATAGGTTTCTGGTTTCACTTCTCTTTTATAGTATTTAGTCTGTTCTGTTTGTTCATCATATAGCTTTTCGCCTGAACGATAAGAAGCAGAAGCAACTGCTGATTGTCCTTTTACTCGTGAAATAACTTGAACAGAAAAGTGATAGATAGCCATATTCTTTTTCCTCCTTTCTCTTTTGGATATTATGTATTTTGATTTTTAGGTTTTATTGTTTTTATGTTTTAGGTTTTCATATCCGTAATAAAAAATTTCGTACCGAAAGGTGGGAAAATTTTTATTATGGTTTCGTAAGGATTTATTAAACGAGTTGGGGATATCCCAACTTGGAATAATAAATAGCTTACGAATGGTTTTTATGTATTCGCCATTTGGCGGATACTCATTCGCACATTTGCGAATGAAGGATTTTGATTTTGTATTCGCTGATAAGCGAATATGCCTTTTGTTGCGAAGCAACCGCACAACAAACGTTAGTTTGTGTAAGTGCGCCCTTCCTCACATCAGTTCGTTGGGGTTATTATACCACGGATTGATGTGAGGAATCATTCTGTAATTCTAGTTTTCGCTCGTAATTTTGGATATAATAGAGAAAATAATAGAGTAGGGAGTGAGAGCCTTGGCTCGAAGAACGGAAGAAGAGAGATTAGTAGATTTAGAAGAAAAAATTAGGAAGATGCAAATGGAAAAGCAAAGATTGGCGAATCAAGTGAGACAAAAGGAGAGAAAGGAGAGAACAAGAAGATTAATACAAGTAGGTGGGTTGATTGAAAAATATTTTGAAATAAAGGGAGAAGAAGAAACCATTAAATTAATTGTTTCTTTTAAGGAATCTGTAGAAAAAAATAAAGAAAAGATATTATCTCTTGATATTGATCAAGCTAGAAAGATACTTCAGGTCCATATAGATAAATAAATTTTACACAAAATACAAATTTAAAAACTTGAATAAGCACCACCCATAAGAACGGGTGGTGCTTATTATTTTCTCTTAAAAATTATCATTAATTTGTAATTATTTCTATTAATCAGTTTTTCTGTTATTTTTTAGAATTAATTCTGTGCTTTAATTACTAGATTATTTTTTGGTTAATAAATTTAGAATTTAACCCACTAGATTTTATAAATGGCCAGACTAATTTAAATAAAAAGTAACCTGATATAGCACCAAAAGTGTTAAGAATCAAATCATCAATATCAAAAATACGAAATGGGACTCCGATAATAATTGAAATTATGAATTGAATAATCTCAATTATTAGTGAAACTATTATTCCTAAGAAAAATATATTTTTAAATGTAGCTTTATTATATAGAATTGGATAATAAACGCCTATTGGAAGTAGCAATAAAAAATTACCAATTGGTTGAATCGGAGTTCTTTCTAGAGTAGATAATACAGTTTCAAATGGAGTAAAATTAAAATATCTAGAAAGTGGAAACTCTTCTGCTACATTCACATAGTAAAGTGGTATTGGAAAAAAGACCACA
The nucleotide sequence above comes from Niallia alba. Encoded proteins:
- a CDS encoding conjugal transfer protein TraD, producing the protein MARRTEEERLVDLEEKIRKMQMEKQRLANQVRQKERKERTRRLIQVGGLIEKYFEIKGEEETIKLIVSFKESVEKNKEKILSLDIDQARKILQVHIDK
- a CDS encoding VanZ family protein, which translates into the protein MNWNYDVDFEWFYGAIIFLILAFINWKKIKKNLLVDKIVYLSIYIYIIALIAVVFFPIPLYYVNVAEEFPLSRYFNFTPFETVLSTLERTPIQPIGNFLLLLPIGVYYPILYNKATFKNIFFLGIIVSLIIEIIQFIISIIIGVPFRIFDIDDLILNTFGAISGYFLFKLVWPFIKSSGLNSKFINQKII
- a CDS encoding MobA/MobL family protein, translated to MAIYHFSVQVISRVKGQSAVASASYRSGEKLYDEQTEQTKYYKREVKPETYILAPSHAPVWVHNRELLWNEVEKSETRKNSRLAREINIALPRELSYEQQTELIKGYVQEQFVDKGMIA